The segment AAGGCCACCTGCCCGCCCCCCAACACACAAGATCGCCTGCCACCACTGGCCCGCCAGAATCTGCTAAAATTGCAGGGATCTACCCTCGCACCGCACAACCGGCTTGGTCAGGTCAATGAGGCGACGCTGGGTCAGCCCTATGTTATACGCGCGCGTCAAATCCCGCCCCCCGGCAGCACCGGCACCGTCATCGTCGCCTGCATGAAGAACGAAGCGCCCTATATCCTGGAATGGATCGCATACCACCGTGCCATCGGCGTCGACACCTTTCTGATCTACACCAACGATTGTGATGACGGCACCGCCGAAATCCTTGGGCGTCTGCAACAGCTTGGGCTGGTCGAGCATCGCAACAACGACACCTGGCGCGGCAAGTCGCCACAACAATACGCGCTGAACCACGCCCGCGACGAACCAGTGATCCGCAACGCGGATTGGATCATCCATATCGACGTGGACGAATTTATCAACGTGCGCTGCGGCAATGGAACGCTTGACGATTTTCGCGCGCGGGTGCCGGATGCCACCAACGTGGCCATGACCTGGCGGCTGTTTGGCCATAACGGCGTGCTGCGACTGGCGGACGATCTGGTGATCGACCAGTTCGATGGCTGCGCCCCGACATATTGCCCGAAGCCGCACACGGTCTGGGGATTCAAGACCATGTTCCGCAACATCGGTGCCTATACAAAAATGAGCTGCCACCGCCCCAACAAGCTGAACCCCGAGTTCACTGGCCAGGTGAAATGGGTCAACGGGTCGGGTACGGACATGACCTCAGAAGCGCAGAATCGGGGCTGGCGCAATTCGCGAAAAAGCATCGGCTATGATCTGCTGCAACTCAACCACTATGCTCTGCGCTCGGCCGAGGCCTATCTGATCAAACGCCAGCGCGGCCGCGCCCTGCATGTAGACCGCACCATCGGGCTAAACTACTGGATCCGCATGGACTGGTCGACCAACCACGATGTCACGATCAAACGCAATATTCCACGTCTGCGCACCGGCCTGAGCGACCTTTTGGCCGACGACACGCTGCACGGGTTGCATCGACGCGGGTGCGACTGGCACCATGCCAAAGCGCACGAGCTGCATGCCATGCCGGAATTTGAGGATCTGTACCAACAGGCCTTGGCCCTGCGTCTGAGCGAAACCGAGCGGGTCGCCTACGCCCTTGCCCTTGATACACAGAGTTGACGATGGACAAGCCAGCCTCTTCAGCCGCCGATCAGCCCCGTCAGCGCGATCCATATCTGCGATCGCGTGGCATGAAAATTCCCAAACACCCGCAAATCACCACAGGCCGCGTGCGCGGCGCACTCAAAGCTGACACATACGAGCGCAAGGAATGTGAGGCCGCGCTGCGTGTGGTGCGCGAGGGGGATGTTGTCCTCGAACTTGGGGGCGGCATCGGCTATATGTCCACCCTTATCGCCACGCATCGCAAAGTCCGCGCGATCCACAGTTACGAGGCCAATCCAGCGCTGATCCCCTATATCCATTCGGTTCATGCGGCGAACAACGTGACCAATGTGACGGTTCACAATGCTTTGTTGTCGGATGGCGCTGGCGATCCGGTGCCGTTTTATGTGCGCGCCAACTTCCTTGCCTCCTCGATCGACCGCGACGCTGACCCGGACAGCGTTGTGCGCACCGAGATGATCGAACGCCACGACATCAACGCGGTCCTGCAAGAGGTGAAGCCGACGATTCTGGTCTGCGATATCGAAGGTGCCGAAGCACATCTGCTGCCTGGCGCC is part of the Puniceibacterium sp. IMCC21224 genome and harbors:
- a CDS encoding glycosyltransferase family 2 protein; this encodes MRICVHIGPDAATTDRLQRVLDGARAQMLAQGVLYARSPGARNHTRIFMAVNMPAEVDSLRHIRGFATPEKQQQLHDAVARELTAEVRKTRPKTLILSAHQFGTSLPSRPAIKRLRDLLRPLSDDIRIVAHMDEPARLVVRRYAAQVFEGRSRGLDLELGMTNVGNWWDAALATCPAPDPRRGQFPDVQGASHWLDLPRLVAEWDAVFGIGATHLRSRPFGLYSADIGSEVRDAFDLGFAPIAEQVRAPIRPSAAWLARARQFNEAVQRFLTARPDFNIPRPLWRTFLTDMKVTGTPIDPGHLALISQRFARDITQLATQHPGLDVGRMTARPGLCDWTEADPKFGFRATQYLLAFQPRIRAAKPKRPDQAKTPQMPSAPKATCPPPNTQDRLPPLARQNLLKLQGSTLAPHNRLGQVNEATLGQPYVIRARQIPPPGSTGTVIVACMKNEAPYILEWIAYHRAIGVDTFLIYTNDCDDGTAEILGRLQQLGLVEHRNNDTWRGKSPQQYALNHARDEPVIRNADWIIHIDVDEFINVRCGNGTLDDFRARVPDATNVAMTWRLFGHNGVLRLADDLVIDQFDGCAPTYCPKPHTVWGFKTMFRNIGAYTKMSCHRPNKLNPEFTGQVKWVNGSGTDMTSEAQNRGWRNSRKSIGYDLLQLNHYALRSAEAYLIKRQRGRALHVDRTIGLNYWIRMDWSTNHDVTIKRNIPRLRTGLSDLLADDTLHGLHRRGCDWHHAKAHELHAMPEFEDLYQQALALRLSETERVAYALALDTQS
- a CDS encoding FkbM family methyltransferase, with translation MDKPASSAADQPRQRDPYLRSRGMKIPKHPQITTGRVRGALKADTYERKECEAALRVVREGDVVLELGGGIGYMSTLIATHRKVRAIHSYEANPALIPYIHSVHAANNVTNVTVHNALLSDGAGDPVPFYVRANFLASSIDRDADPDSVVRTEMIERHDINAVLQEVKPTILVCDIEGAEAHLLPGADFSGLRAAIIELHPQWIGQSGVQAVFDTMHRAGLSYFPKASHAKVVTFRNGW